In one window of Fictibacillus phosphorivorans DNA:
- a CDS encoding cysteine hydrolase family protein: MKACLLIIDVQKGFDDTNFWGERNNTNAEENMLLLLGAFREVGLPIFHVQHQSENENSPLHPSKLGYQLKTGFEPKTEEPLFIKNVNSAFIGTDLKETLEKEMIKHIVVIGLTTNHCVSTTTRMAANYGYSVSLIHDATAAFSIHSYNGTVFSAQDVHESALAHLHQEFAEIISTDEALSRWGSISSYMQ, encoded by the coding sequence GTGAAAGCATGTTTGCTTATTATTGATGTCCAAAAAGGATTCGATGATACAAATTTCTGGGGAGAACGAAACAATACGAATGCTGAAGAGAATATGCTTTTATTACTTGGTGCATTTCGAGAGGTTGGTTTACCGATCTTTCATGTGCAGCACCAATCAGAAAACGAAAACTCACCATTGCACCCTTCAAAATTAGGTTATCAGTTGAAAACAGGATTCGAACCTAAAACAGAGGAACCTTTGTTTATTAAAAATGTTAATAGTGCTTTTATCGGAACCGATCTTAAGGAGACATTAGAGAAAGAGATGATTAAACACATTGTTGTTATTGGTTTAACGACGAACCATTGTGTCTCTACAACTACAAGAATGGCGGCTAACTATGGTTATAGCGTATCATTAATTCATGATGCTACTGCTGCATTTAGTATCCATTCTTATAATGGAACCGTGTTTTCCGCTCAAGATGTACATGAGTCTGCACTTGCTCATCTTCATCAAGAATTTGCAGAAATAATAAGTACAGATGAAGCTCTATCACGGTGGGGAAGTATTTCTTCATACATGCAATAA
- a CDS encoding LysE family translocator, which yields MNEIMILSIHFVMLGISLAIPIGPIKLEMIKHGLYGGFWPSWLVGIGAVCADFLFMSFIFLGLSPFLQEKWITICMLLIGILLLSYLGISTIKNSVAPLPLLTEHTIEQKRPFWTGFVIALMNPYNFMFWFGVYGGSLQSIPSTTSELIRIGLSLCIIAGIVMWNLNVAFTVHFFRSLINELTIRWLARIAGIGLIGFSSFLAYRLYSLLL from the coding sequence TTGAACGAGATCATGATATTGAGTATTCATTTTGTTATGCTTGGTATCAGCTTAGCTATTCCAATCGGCCCTATAAAACTTGAGATGATTAAACATGGATTATATGGGGGTTTTTGGCCATCTTGGCTCGTTGGGATTGGGGCAGTTTGTGCGGATTTTTTGTTTATGTCTTTTATATTCCTAGGACTTTCGCCTTTTCTACAAGAGAAATGGATAACAATCTGCATGCTGTTAATCGGCATTTTACTCTTAAGTTACTTAGGAATATCAACCATAAAAAATTCTGTTGCACCATTACCGTTATTAACAGAGCATACTATTGAACAGAAAAGACCTTTTTGGACAGGTTTTGTTATCGCTCTTATGAATCCCTATAATTTCATGTTTTGGTTCGGTGTTTATGGTGGTTCACTTCAAAGCATACCTTCTACAACAAGTGAACTCATAAGAATAGGGTTAAGTCTTTGTATCATTGCAGGGATTGTCATGTGGAACCTAAATGTAGCCTTTACCGTTCATTTTTTTCGTTCGCTGATCAATGAGCTGACGATTAGGTGGCTAGCAAGAATAGCTGGGATCGGTCTGATCGGTTTTTCCAGTTTCCTTGCTTATCGATTATATTCTTTACTTTTATAA
- a CDS encoding TraR/DksA C4-type zinc finger protein, with protein sequence MALSTQEMDHFKQILLSRKEEIKGMRERNDSFGNDSEFPKESTGELSNYDNHPGDLGTELFEKEKDIALNDLHEKELEDIETALKSIDKGEYGVCKTCGEDIVKERLEVVPFTLYCKEHSPGQDSSDDRPIEEEVIGPDYKNRSNDNKDATFFDGEDAWQSVAKYGTSETPSDFTDPDKRDYNEMYEDSDDDDGFVEEYESFVATDITGNERKVVQNRNHEEYEEELDREEEKESDREKYDK encoded by the coding sequence ATGGCATTATCTACACAAGAAATGGACCATTTTAAACAAATCTTATTATCACGAAAAGAAGAGATAAAAGGAATGAGAGAAAGAAACGACTCTTTTGGTAATGATTCAGAATTTCCGAAAGAATCAACGGGTGAACTATCGAATTATGATAATCATCCTGGTGATCTTGGTACAGAATTATTTGAAAAAGAAAAAGATATTGCTTTAAACGATTTACATGAAAAAGAGCTAGAAGATATTGAAACAGCTTTAAAGAGTATTGATAAAGGTGAATATGGAGTCTGTAAAACGTGCGGCGAGGACATTGTGAAAGAACGCTTAGAAGTAGTCCCTTTTACACTGTATTGTAAAGAACATAGTCCTGGACAAGATTCATCAGATGATCGTCCAATTGAGGAAGAAGTAATTGGTCCAGATTATAAAAATAGAAGCAATGATAATAAAGATGCTACGTTCTTTGACGGAGAAGATGCCTGGCAGTCCGTTGCTAAATATGGTACGAGTGAAACACCTTCAGACTTTACTGATCCTGACAAAAGAGACTATAACGAGATGTACGAAGACTCTGATGATGATGACGGGTTTGTAGAAGAATATGAAAGTTTTGTTGCTACAGACATAACAGGAAATGAAAGAAAGGTTGTCCAAAACAGAAACCATGAGGAATATGAAGAAGAGTTAGATAGGGAAGAAGAGAAGGAATCCGATCGAGAAAAATATGATAAGTAA
- a CDS encoding NlpC/P60 family protein, whose amino-acid sequence MQKFLKVLFSLAVIFGIFSNTASAEKGTPEKDIVGSDMYVNVAAATLWVGPNAARPVDQASVAQPVDLRSWTTSMTYEEKLWLVGELETQALYGQKVHILEQQGDWVKVAVYGQPTPRNELGYPGWMPLAQLTYSDHFKKTEGKHFALITSPTAWLFKGPFGHKKDLEISYNTKLPVIKKLSKTIAVLTPEGKVRWLDAKDAKVYKSERDIPVPTGEALVEEGKKFLGLPYLWAGASGFGFDCSGFTHTIHKANGITIPRDSGPQSKEGLIVDKDQLQPGDLMFFAYDEGKGRVHHVAMYAGNGMMIHSPNTASTVRLDPISAPAYAVEFSGARRYIPQQ is encoded by the coding sequence ATGCAAAAATTTCTTAAAGTCCTATTTTCACTCGCTGTTATTTTTGGTATCTTTTCAAACACAGCTTCAGCAGAAAAAGGAACACCAGAGAAAGATATTGTAGGAAGTGACATGTATGTGAATGTTGCTGCAGCAACCCTTTGGGTAGGACCGAATGCGGCAAGACCGGTAGATCAGGCATCCGTTGCCCAACCTGTTGACTTACGTAGCTGGACAACAAGTATGACATACGAAGAAAAGCTTTGGTTAGTTGGTGAGCTTGAAACACAAGCATTATACGGTCAAAAAGTACATATTTTAGAGCAACAAGGTGACTGGGTAAAAGTTGCGGTCTACGGCCAGCCTACTCCTAGAAACGAGCTCGGCTACCCAGGATGGATGCCACTGGCACAATTAACTTATTCTGACCATTTCAAAAAAACCGAAGGAAAACATTTTGCATTGATTACAAGTCCTACAGCGTGGCTTTTTAAAGGGCCATTCGGGCACAAAAAAGATCTTGAAATAAGCTATAACACAAAGTTACCTGTCATTAAAAAATTATCAAAAACAATTGCTGTTCTAACCCCTGAAGGAAAAGTGCGCTGGCTTGATGCGAAAGACGCAAAAGTATACAAAAGTGAACGTGATATTCCTGTACCAACTGGAGAAGCTCTTGTAGAAGAAGGTAAGAAATTTCTCGGTCTTCCCTATTTATGGGCTGGTGCATCAGGATTTGGATTTGATTGCTCTGGATTTACTCACACCATCCATAAAGCAAATGGTATTACGATACCACGAGACTCTGGACCACAGTCTAAAGAAGGCTTGATCGTTGATAAAGATCAACTGCAGCCAGGTGATCTAATGTTCTTTGCTTATGATGAAGGAAAAGGACGCGTTCATCATGTTGCGATGTACGCAGGAAACGGTATGATGATCCACTCTCCAAATACGGCTTCTACAGTAAGACTCGATCCGATCTCAGCTCCTGCATATGCAGTAGAGTTCTCAGGCGCAAGAAGATATATTCCACAACAATAG
- a CDS encoding GNAT family N-acetyltransferase: MNTYDHFPVIETDRLRLRPVIESDVKEIYEAFSDADALQFYGMEPLKKEEEAYELIQAFEKGFSTGSSIRWGIILKEQDKLIGTCGFHNWSKSDRRTELGYELNRAHWHNGFMNEALRAILHYGFNGMEFNRIAAVIRPENKSSRSLVTKLGFHEEALLREHQRVGDHYFDMYIYSLLKKNADLYEQEAKSI; encoded by the coding sequence TTGAATACATACGATCATTTTCCAGTTATTGAAACAGATAGGCTTAGATTAAGACCTGTAATAGAATCGGATGTAAAAGAAATATATGAAGCGTTCTCTGATGCTGACGCATTACAGTTTTATGGAATGGAACCTCTAAAAAAGGAAGAAGAGGCTTATGAGCTCATTCAAGCTTTTGAAAAAGGCTTCTCCACAGGAAGCTCCATACGGTGGGGAATCATTCTAAAAGAACAAGATAAGCTGATCGGAACGTGCGGGTTTCACAATTGGAGCAAATCAGATCGAAGAACAGAGTTGGGCTATGAACTAAACCGCGCTCATTGGCATAACGGATTCATGAATGAAGCGTTGCGAGCCATTCTTCATTATGGATTTAACGGAATGGAATTTAACCGAATAGCCGCTGTGATCCGACCAGAAAATAAGTCTTCCCGTTCACTAGTAACTAAACTCGGGTTTCATGAAGAAGCATTATTACGCGAACATCAAAGAGTTGGTGATCACTATTTTGATATGTATATCTATTCCCTCCTAAAAAAGAATGCCGATCTATACGAACAAGAAGCTAAGAGCATCTAG
- a CDS encoding HD domain-containing phosphohydrolase codes for MKIYENFEKRLLKNYVIGSTAAVLGVGGVFVFTTLRLSTLEFMILCGILLTSCMIMFSLEYVFFRMHTAVFKNYFSKQKPVIQLAEKTYFHAHHFPIRTVKRILGPHLLGLSIPALSLTAIAISLDYLSLPYYYMYLASLGAILVAGMHAIIEFFLTTKAVQPVLRSIQERTLKDHGKILSLATSKHISIQRKIQWSTLFIGTFPLLLFALANQVRLYHLSAPVNGSYWSWAFFILLIGISFAIYGAYLLFKDIQQPMNELQAGMYEVRTGNSNAKVNDLYSDEFSKLIKGFNHMAQAIQSREHENKQLLESFFATMAATLDARDPYTAGHSLRVADYAMKIGQMAGLPFQQLVQLRKAALLHDIGKIGIPDVVLLKEAKLTSEEFEQIKKHPVIGADILAQVQPFDAMQPLLPGVRYHHERYDGKGYPEQLAGENIPIFGRIIAVADAYDAMTSDRPYRKGMTHEKALAILEEGKGTQWDPYLAQLFIEEMSLKSIS; via the coding sequence TTGAAAATCTACGAGAATTTTGAAAAACGTTTATTGAAAAATTATGTGATTGGTTCAACCGCTGCTGTATTAGGAGTAGGAGGGGTATTTGTTTTTACTACACTCCGCTTATCAACGTTGGAATTTATGATATTGTGTGGTATTCTACTCACTTCTTGCATGATTATGTTTTCACTTGAATATGTGTTTTTTCGTATGCATACAGCTGTATTTAAGAATTACTTTTCCAAACAAAAACCTGTCATACAGCTTGCTGAAAAAACCTATTTTCACGCTCATCACTTTCCGATCAGAACGGTAAAACGAATTCTCGGTCCGCATCTGTTAGGACTATCCATACCAGCACTTTCTTTAACAGCTATTGCAATCTCACTTGATTATTTATCACTTCCCTATTATTACATGTATCTTGCCTCACTCGGAGCGATCTTAGTGGCAGGGATGCATGCCATTATTGAGTTCTTTTTAACAACGAAAGCCGTTCAGCCTGTACTTCGTTCTATCCAAGAACGAACACTGAAAGACCATGGAAAAATACTTTCTTTAGCAACATCAAAACATATATCTATTCAACGAAAGATTCAGTGGAGTACTTTATTTATAGGAACGTTTCCACTTCTTTTATTCGCACTTGCGAATCAAGTACGCTTATACCATCTTTCAGCACCAGTAAATGGATCGTATTGGAGCTGGGCTTTCTTTATCTTATTGATTGGTATTTCTTTTGCGATCTATGGAGCCTATTTGTTGTTTAAAGATATTCAACAGCCTATGAACGAACTTCAAGCAGGCATGTATGAAGTTCGTACCGGTAATTCAAACGCCAAAGTCAACGATCTGTACTCAGATGAATTTTCTAAACTCATAAAAGGTTTTAATCATATGGCGCAAGCGATACAATCTCGAGAGCATGAAAATAAACAGCTGCTTGAAAGTTTTTTTGCGACGATGGCTGCTACACTAGATGCACGTGATCCTTATACAGCGGGGCATAGCTTACGAGTTGCCGATTATGCGATGAAGATTGGTCAGATGGCAGGATTGCCGTTTCAACAATTGGTCCAACTTCGAAAAGCAGCTCTTTTGCACGATATTGGAAAAATTGGAATTCCTGATGTTGTTTTACTAAAAGAGGCCAAATTAACTTCAGAGGAATTTGAACAAATCAAAAAGCATCCAGTTATAGGAGCAGATATCCTTGCGCAAGTACAGCCTTTTGACGCTATGCAACCGCTGCTTCCAGGTGTTCGTTATCATCATGAACGTTACGATGGTAAGGGCTACCCTGAACAACTGGCTGGAGAAAATATTCCTATTTTCGGGAGAATCATCGCAGTTGCCGATGCGTACGATGCGATGACCTCAGATAGACCTTACCGAAAAGGGATGACTCACGAAAAAGCATTGGCGATATTGGAAGAAGGAAAAGGTACACAATGGGATCCATATTTAGCTCAACTTTTCATTGAAGAGATGTCATTAAAATCTATTTCTTAA